One genomic region from Conexibacter woesei DSM 14684 encodes:
- a CDS encoding ABC transporter permease — protein sequence MEWGELSFWTLVLAGAVRLATPVVLAALGELIAERSGTINLGIEGMMLAGAFAGAWGAATGGWAFGIAVALVAGALLGALMAGAVLWGGANQLVVGLAISLLATGLCSYLFEVWQPSGATAAQIPLAPTVEVPGLVDVPLLGEALFGQSVFTYGALLCAGVVAWALRRTGAGLRVRAVGDDPAAAGMRGVPVRGVRALALVAAGAFAALGGATLTVGYLGSFSEGVTAGRGYVALAAVIIGRWSPGGALAGAGVFALFDSLALQAQRGGSEIPVEAYTALPYVVTLLVLLFVARGGRAPRALGREL from the coding sequence ATGGAGTGGGGCGAGCTGAGCTTCTGGACGCTCGTGCTGGCGGGCGCGGTGCGGCTTGCGACGCCGGTCGTGCTGGCGGCGCTCGGCGAGCTGATCGCGGAGCGCTCGGGCACGATCAACCTTGGGATCGAGGGGATGATGCTGGCCGGCGCGTTCGCCGGCGCGTGGGGCGCGGCGACCGGCGGCTGGGCGTTCGGGATCGCCGTCGCGCTCGTCGCGGGCGCGCTGCTCGGCGCGCTGATGGCCGGGGCGGTGCTGTGGGGCGGCGCGAACCAGCTCGTCGTCGGCCTCGCGATCTCGCTGCTGGCGACCGGGCTGTGCTCGTACCTGTTCGAGGTCTGGCAGCCGTCGGGCGCGACCGCGGCGCAGATCCCGCTCGCGCCGACCGTCGAGGTGCCGGGGCTGGTCGACGTGCCGCTCCTCGGCGAGGCGCTGTTCGGCCAGAGCGTCTTCACCTACGGCGCGCTGCTGTGCGCCGGCGTCGTTGCGTGGGCGCTGCGCAGAACCGGCGCCGGCCTGCGCGTGCGCGCGGTCGGCGACGATCCCGCGGCGGCCGGGATGCGCGGCGTGCCGGTTCGCGGGGTGCGTGCGCTGGCGCTCGTCGCGGCGGGCGCGTTCGCGGCGCTCGGCGGCGCGACGCTGACGGTCGGCTATCTCGGCTCGTTCAGCGAGGGGGTGACGGCGGGCCGTGGCTACGTCGCGCTGGCGGCGGTGATCATCGGCCGTTGGTCGCCGGGCGGTGCGCTCGCGGGCGCGGGCGTCTTCGCGCTGTTCGACTCACTCGCGCTGCAGGCGCAGCGTGGCGGCTCGGAGATCCCGGTCGAGGCGTACACGGCGCTGCCGTACGTCGTGACGCTGCTGGTGCTGCTGTTCGTCGCGCGCGGAGGGCGCGCGCCGCGGGCGCTGGGGCGGGAGCTGTAG
- a CDS encoding ATP-binding cassette domain-containing protein, giving the protein MSEILLSATAVTKRFGAVTAVDEVDLELRAGEVHAVVGENGAGKSTLARILAGVLAPDAGAVRGAPRGEIAMVPQALSLVGALSLAEHVALAQGPGRFDAAAAGAALAASAARLGARLPVDVPTAELSLPERQLGELAVALALGARVLLLDEPTSSLGPEEVDRLVASLRGLAEDGVAVLLVTHRIREALRSSDRLTVLRGGRLVHHGPVAGLDADDVARHMVGELVEQTRPVARPRGDVRLVVEALTTGAGPGELTGVSLTAAAGEVVGVAGIAGSGQRALAEAIAGLRAPAGGGRSGAGRGAVDRWSMRPAIDRGPVERAASGSGRVLVDGVDVTGDAARAAAQGVAFIPETRGDGLAADHSGAVNASLLHTLRDRRFRTRLGLRRRAAEDALADDLYRRFDVRPPLPQLPARALSGGNQQKLLVARELERGPAVVVAHGATQGLDLRAAAAIRGALLDAAAAGAAVVVLSADLDEVLALADRVVVLSGGRVTDELAAGERADAARIGHAMAGTTPVGTEVAA; this is encoded by the coding sequence ATGAGCGAGATCCTGCTCTCGGCCACGGCCGTGACGAAGCGCTTCGGCGCGGTCACGGCCGTGGACGAGGTCGACCTCGAGCTGCGCGCCGGGGAGGTGCATGCCGTCGTCGGCGAGAACGGCGCCGGCAAGTCGACGCTCGCGCGCATCCTCGCCGGCGTGCTCGCGCCCGACGCGGGCGCGGTGCGCGGCGCCCCGCGCGGCGAGATCGCGATGGTGCCGCAGGCGCTGTCGCTCGTCGGCGCGCTTTCGCTCGCCGAGCACGTCGCGCTCGCGCAGGGGCCGGGGCGGTTCGACGCCGCCGCGGCCGGCGCGGCGCTCGCGGCGTCGGCCGCGCGGCTCGGGGCGCGGCTGCCGGTCGACGTGCCGACGGCGGAGCTGTCGCTGCCCGAGCGCCAGCTCGGCGAGCTGGCGGTCGCGCTCGCGCTCGGCGCGCGGGTGCTGCTGCTGGACGAGCCGACGTCGAGCCTCGGGCCGGAGGAGGTCGACCGGCTGGTCGCCTCGCTGCGCGGCCTGGCAGAGGACGGCGTCGCCGTCCTGCTCGTCACCCACCGCATCCGCGAGGCGCTGCGCTCCTCCGACCGGCTGACCGTGCTGCGCGGCGGCCGGCTCGTCCACCACGGGCCGGTCGCCGGCCTCGACGCCGACGACGTCGCCCGCCATATGGTCGGTGAGCTGGTCGAGCAGACGCGGCCGGTCGCGCGGCCGCGCGGGGACGTGCGGCTGGTGGTCGAGGCGCTGACGACCGGCGCGGGGCCGGGCGAGCTGACCGGCGTCTCGCTGACAGCCGCGGCCGGCGAGGTCGTCGGCGTCGCCGGCATCGCGGGCTCCGGCCAGCGTGCGCTCGCCGAGGCGATCGCGGGGCTGCGGGCGCCGGCCGGCGGCGGGCGCAGCGGCGCCGGCCGAGGCGCGGTCGATCGCTGGTCCATGAGACCAGCAATCGACCGCGGGCCGGTGGAGCGCGCCGCGAGCGGCTCCGGCCGGGTGCTGGTCGACGGGGTCGACGTGACGGGCGACGCGGCGCGGGCGGCGGCGCAAGGGGTGGCGTTCATCCCCGAGACCCGCGGCGACGGGCTGGCGGCGGACCACAGCGGGGCGGTCAACGCGTCGCTGCTGCACACGCTGCGAGACCGCCGCTTCCGCACGCGGCTCGGGCTGCGGCGCCGCGCGGCCGAGGACGCGCTCGCCGACGACTTGTACAGACGCTTCGACGTGCGCCCGCCGCTGCCGCAGCTGCCGGCACGGGCGCTGTCGGGCGGCAACCAGCAGAAGCTGCTCGTCGCGCGTGAGTTGGAGCGCGGCCCGGCGGTCGTCGTCGCCCACGGCGCGACGCAGGGACTCGACCTGCGCGCCGCGGCGGCGATCCGCGGTGCGCTGCTCGACGCGGCGGCCGCGGGCGCGGCGGTCGTCGTGCTGTCGGCCGACCTCGACGAGGTGCTGGCGCTCGCCGATCGCGTCGTCGTGCTGAGCGGCGGGCGCGTGACGGACGAGCTGGCCGCCGGCGAACGCGCCGACGCGGCCCGGATCGGACATGCGATGGCGGGCACGACGCCCGTGGGAACAGAGGTTGCGGCATGA
- a CDS encoding LLM class flavin-dependent oxidoreductase, with amino-acid sequence MTSLSTETTEPLELLWYLTAPDGRAPWAADGARTVDHAYLKQLAGAIDHLGFSGALLATGPHDVHVLAAAMIAHTERMRFLLAVHPPLLSPMLAAKMAVTIDQFSRGRVLLNIVNGDTRTLQSMGSSLPHDERYAYTDEWIPAWRAAVAGETVNVEGRYVTVKDGRIALRPVQSPTPPLWFGGSSPAALRTAAKHIDTYLVYGDDLDTTRERLETVRTLAAEHDRTLRFGMRLYVIVRDTDEEAWDEAGRLLRTMDPDAIAGIQASFKGTDSVVQQRQLALHGGRIPDDPRELEISPGLWSGFGLVRAGASTAIVGSPETVRARLRDFQSLGISTFILSGVPLLEEAYRFSETVLPGLDVISPEAVTAAATAGGDGDAAELSYQTLIGEGRR; translated from the coding sequence ATGACTTCACTCTCCACTGAGACCACCGAGCCGCTGGAGCTGCTGTGGTATCTCACCGCGCCCGACGGCCGTGCCCCGTGGGCCGCCGACGGCGCCCGCACCGTCGATCACGCCTACCTCAAGCAGCTCGCGGGCGCGATCGACCACCTCGGCTTCAGCGGCGCGCTGCTCGCGACCGGCCCGCACGACGTCCACGTGCTGGCGGCGGCGATGATCGCCCACACCGAACGGATGCGCTTCCTGCTCGCCGTTCACCCGCCGCTGCTGTCACCGATGCTCGCGGCGAAGATGGCCGTCACCATCGACCAGTTCTCACGCGGCCGCGTGCTGCTGAACATCGTCAACGGTGACACCAGAACGCTCCAGAGCATGGGCTCGTCGCTTCCCCACGACGAGCGCTACGCCTACACCGACGAGTGGATCCCCGCGTGGCGCGCCGCCGTCGCCGGCGAGACGGTCAACGTCGAGGGCAGATATGTCACGGTGAAAGACGGGCGGATCGCGCTGCGGCCGGTGCAGTCGCCGACGCCGCCACTGTGGTTCGGCGGCTCCTCCCCCGCCGCGCTGCGGACCGCCGCCAAGCACATCGACACCTACCTCGTCTACGGCGACGACCTCGACACGACGCGCGAGCGGCTGGAGACGGTCCGCACGCTCGCCGCCGAGCACGACCGCACGCTGCGCTTCGGCATGCGCCTCTACGTGATCGTGCGCGACACCGACGAGGAGGCGTGGGACGAGGCCGGGCGGCTGCTGCGGACGATGGACCCCGACGCGATCGCCGGCATCCAGGCGAGCTTCAAGGGGACCGACTCGGTCGTCCAGCAGCGCCAGCTCGCACTGCACGGCGGCCGCATCCCCGACGACCCGCGCGAGCTGGAGATCTCGCCGGGCCTGTGGTCGGGCTTCGGGCTCGTGCGGGCCGGCGCCTCGACGGCGATCGTCGGCTCGCCGGAGACCGTGCGGGCACGGCTGCGCGACTTCCAGTCGCTCGGGATCTCGACCTTCATCCTCTCCGGCGTCCCGCTGCTGGAGGAGGCGTACCGCTTCTCGGAGACGGTCCTGCCCGGACTCGACGTGATCTCGCCCGAGGCGGTCACCGCCGCAGCGACGGCTGGCGGCGACGGCGACGCGGCCGAGCTCTCGTACCAGACGCTGATCGGGGAGGGACGGCGATGA
- a CDS encoding acyl-CoA dehydrogenase family protein produces the protein MSIIETTNTGERAGGRGAASERLGGAANERASERPGGTATSPRPAVRGLLDRAFPPPRLAPFELEILARLQTALDEVVEPLAAEHDAAGRYPHRAIAALKPTGILHASFPRALGGPGASHRLTLEAQVRMAVADSSVAQIVRVHEDSVRELHVGASEAFVARLAEILLEEDAIIGLAVAENGRRVDSPLNTIATPQADGAVVFDGGKIYATGSGGADYVVVIGFDPVAGRDDPLAGLRSALVAATTPGLRLHDDWNALGQRATSSGSVTLDGLRVAPPLSESPSTGVLPHSGARFQASFAAELVGIGIAALRAAAPFVLEQSRPWPSADVDSAAQDPTVRRLTGELTADLVAAYAAVIATGDLLDAYEAGEIDRTQLAVPIYAAKAAATRASLRATSEIFTLMGTRSATGGKGFDRFWRNARTLSLHDPYEWKHSEIGRHVLEGWDPEPGLYT, from the coding sequence ATGAGCATCATCGAGACGACGAACACGGGCGAGCGGGCAGGCGGGCGCGGCGCGGCGAGCGAGCGGCTGGGCGGCGCGGCGAACGAGAGGGCGAGCGAGCGGCCGGGCGGCACGGCGACGAGCCCGCGGCCGGCCGTACGCGGCCTGCTCGACCGCGCCTTCCCGCCGCCGCGGCTGGCGCCGTTCGAGCTGGAGATCCTGGCGCGGCTGCAGACCGCGCTGGACGAGGTCGTCGAGCCGCTCGCGGCCGAGCACGACGCCGCCGGCAGATACCCGCACCGTGCGATCGCGGCGCTGAAGCCGACGGGCATCCTGCACGCCTCCTTCCCGCGCGCGCTCGGCGGCCCCGGAGCGTCGCACCGGCTGACGCTGGAGGCGCAGGTGCGGATGGCGGTCGCCGACTCGTCCGTCGCGCAGATCGTGCGCGTCCACGAGGACTCCGTCCGCGAACTGCACGTCGGCGCCTCCGAGGCGTTCGTCGCGCGGCTCGCCGAGATCCTGCTGGAGGAGGACGCGATCATCGGGCTCGCCGTCGCCGAGAACGGCAGACGCGTCGACAGTCCGCTGAACACGATCGCCACCCCGCAGGCGGACGGCGCCGTCGTCTTCGACGGCGGCAAGATCTACGCGACCGGCTCCGGCGGCGCCGACTACGTCGTCGTGATCGGCTTCGACCCGGTCGCCGGCAGGGACGATCCGCTCGCCGGCCTGCGCTCGGCGCTCGTAGCGGCGACCACACCCGGCCTGAGACTGCACGACGACTGGAACGCGCTCGGACAGCGCGCCACCTCGTCGGGCAGCGTCACGCTCGACGGGCTGCGCGTCGCCCCGCCGCTGAGCGAGTCGCCGAGCACCGGCGTGCTGCCGCACTCCGGCGCGCGCTTCCAGGCGAGCTTCGCGGCCGAGCTGGTCGGGATCGGGATCGCGGCGCTGCGCGCGGCGGCGCCGTTCGTGCTGGAGCAGAGCCGGCCGTGGCCGTCGGCCGACGTCGACTCCGCCGCGCAGGACCCGACGGTGCGGCGCCTGACCGGCGAGCTGACGGCCGACCTCGTCGCCGCCTACGCCGCGGTGATCGCGACGGGCGACCTGCTCGACGCCTACGAGGCGGGCGAGATCGACCGCACGCAGCTCGCGGTCCCGATCTACGCCGCGAAGGCCGCCGCGACGCGCGCCTCGCTGCGCGCGACGTCGGAGATCTTCACGCTGATGGGGACCCGCTCGGCGACTGGTGGCAAGGGCTTCGACCGCTTCTGGCGCAACGCGCGCACGCTCTCCCTCCACGACCCGTACGAGTGGAAGCACAGCGAGATCGGCCGTCACGTGCTGGAGGGCTGGGACCCCGAGCCGGGGCTCTACACATGA
- a CDS encoding BMP family lipoprotein — protein MKRHLRTMLLALPLLAATTLAACGSDDSGSATAAGGGERAVKVAIIASGQTNDGAFNAWAAEAAERLKADGADVQIRQGLADPTQAEPVIRQFAARGFDLVVGHGIDVSEPILRVATEFPDVHFSASGDATLAERLPPNVDGWTYDFGQLGYLDGFVAGSLRGVEKVGAVGGPQLPFVLATHKGIRAGLKAANPRASYEETYTGRFYDLQKEQEAARGLLDKGAQLLVATDDGRGLGQAAVAGDVPTIGVSAAAGADIKAVNITTAKLDLLPTYQSYLEQIRAGTFGRRFDVLALGNRGIVLTPITAVGDVVPDDLQARVDALSERLASGELRLPNFFE, from the coding sequence GTGAAGCGCCACCTCAGGACCATGCTGCTCGCACTGCCGCTGCTCGCCGCCACGACGCTGGCGGCGTGCGGCTCCGACGACTCCGGCAGCGCCACGGCCGCCGGCGGTGGCGAGAGAGCCGTGAAGGTCGCGATCATCGCCAGCGGCCAGACGAACGACGGCGCGTTCAACGCGTGGGCGGCCGAGGCCGCGGAGCGGCTGAAGGCGGACGGGGCGGACGTGCAGATCCGCCAGGGCCTCGCCGACCCGACGCAGGCCGAGCCGGTCATCCGCCAGTTCGCCGCGCGCGGCTTCGACCTCGTCGTCGGCCACGGGATCGACGTCTCCGAGCCGATCCTCAGAGTCGCGACCGAGTTCCCCGACGTGCACTTCTCCGCCTCCGGCGACGCGACGCTGGCCGAGAGACTGCCGCCCAACGTCGACGGCTGGACGTACGACTTCGGCCAGCTCGGCTATCTCGACGGGTTCGTCGCCGGCTCGCTCAGAGGCGTCGAGAAGGTCGGCGCCGTCGGCGGCCCGCAGCTCCCGTTCGTGCTCGCGACGCACAAGGGCATCAGAGCCGGCCTGAAGGCGGCCAACCCGAGAGCCTCCTACGAGGAGACCTACACCGGCAGATTCTACGATCTGCAGAAGGAGCAGGAGGCCGCGCGCGGCCTGCTCGACAAGGGCGCGCAGCTGCTCGTCGCGACCGACGACGGCCGCGGGCTCGGCCAGGCCGCGGTCGCGGGTGACGTGCCGACGATCGGCGTCAGCGCCGCCGCCGGGGCGGACATCAAGGCGGTCAACATCACGACCGCGAAGCTCGACCTGCTGCCGACGTACCAGAGCTACCTGGAGCAGATCCGCGCCGGCACGTTCGGCAGAAGATTCGACGTGCTCGCGCTCGGCAACAGAGGCATCGTGCTGACGCCGATCACCGCCGTCGGCGACGTCGTCCCCGACGACCTGCAGGCGCGCGTCGACGCGCTCTCGGAGAGACTCGCCTCGGGCGAGCTGAGACTGCCGAACTTCTTCGAGTAG
- a CDS encoding LLM class flavin-dependent oxidoreductase produces MTGVGGNRSPRFGVWALIGGTWASHHHPDDPPIASWERNKRQILEAEALGYDTTLVAQHTLNPTDDERASLEAWTASAALAALTERIEVITAIKPYLYHPVVLAKQALQIEEISGGRFGINLVNGWFKPEVERAGISFAEHDDRYAYGREWVTVVESLLRGERTTFHGRFFDVEDYVLRPAAETRARPRIYLGGESDPARALAADVADVWFVNGQPYDDVAALLADVRARPRPAGAAPLRFGLSAFVIARETRAEAEEALAYAWELAELDRAAVARMLTQIDDRAVMFQTHARNPAIGTNGGTAAGLVGSYDEVAERVQAFHALGIETFMLQFQPFEAEMRRFAEHVIPRVRHLSAAAPTPVSA; encoded by the coding sequence ATGACCGGGGTGGGCGGGAACCGATCCCCGCGCTTCGGCGTCTGGGCGCTGATCGGCGGCACCTGGGCCTCGCACCATCACCCCGACGACCCGCCGATCGCCTCGTGGGAGCGCAACAAGCGCCAGATCCTCGAAGCGGAGGCGCTCGGCTACGACACGACGCTCGTCGCCCAGCACACGCTCAACCCGACCGACGACGAGAGAGCGAGCCTGGAGGCGTGGACCGCGTCCGCCGCGCTCGCCGCGCTGACCGAGCGGATCGAGGTGATCACCGCGATCAAGCCGTACCTCTACCACCCGGTCGTGCTCGCCAAGCAGGCGCTGCAGATCGAGGAGATCAGCGGCGGCCGCTTCGGCATCAACCTCGTCAACGGCTGGTTCAAGCCGGAGGTCGAGCGCGCCGGCATCAGCTTCGCCGAGCACGACGACCGCTACGCCTACGGACGCGAGTGGGTCACCGTCGTCGAGTCGCTGCTGCGCGGCGAGCGGACGACCTTCCACGGCCGCTTCTTCGACGTCGAGGACTACGTCCTGCGCCCCGCCGCCGAGACGCGCGCGCGGCCGCGCATCTACCTCGGCGGCGAGTCCGATCCGGCCCGTGCGCTGGCGGCCGACGTCGCCGACGTCTGGTTCGTCAACGGCCAGCCGTACGACGACGTCGCCGCGCTGCTCGCCGACGTCCGCGCACGCCCCCGCCCCGCCGGCGCTGCGCCGCTGCGCTTCGGCCTCTCGGCGTTCGTGATCGCGCGCGAGACGCGTGCCGAGGCGGAGGAGGCGCTCGCCTACGCGTGGGAGCTGGCGGAGCTGGACCGCGCCGCGGTCGCGCGGATGCTGACGCAGATCGACGACAGAGCCGTGATGTTCCAGACGCATGCGCGCAACCCGGCGATCGGCACCAACGGCGGCACCGCCGCCGGCCTCGTCGGCAGCTACGACGAGGTTGCCGAACGCGTGCAGGCGTTCCACGCGCTCGGGATCGAGACGTTCATGTTGCAGTTCCAGCCGTTCGAGGCGGAGATGCGCCGCTTCGCCGAGCACGTGATCCCGCGCGTGCGGCACCTCTCCGCCGCCGCCCCGACCCCGGTGTCTGCATGA
- a CDS encoding SfnB family sulfur acquisition oxidoreductase, whose protein sequence is MTDQLIPPAAPPAAAPPAAAPPAAAPAVAAPAPTTTPPGAHTIADDVEAIAVARRFAAEIAPGAAERDRTRAIPRDELAALGRSGLLGITVPREHGGADVSTETLVEVLRILAAADPSIAQVPQNHFVFVQVLRADGRTSQRAFFFEQILHGARLGNALSERGTRHVMDLRTRLTRTPEDDGWRLNGRKYYCTGALTAQWIPVMTADEQDRLRVAYVPRDAAGVTVLEDWTAMGQRTTWSGTTILDDVAVADEHVVDHWPAYEQPQVGGAFGQILHVAIDAGIGEAALHDAAEYVRTRTRPWFEAGVERAADEPHLILRFGQLATRLHAAEELLRKAARTLDAAWRDGVTAESAAAASLAVAEAKAFTGEVAVELSSELFELAGTSATDEQHGLDRHWRNARTHTLHDPARWKYHHAGNYVLNGVLPPNHGLL, encoded by the coding sequence ATGACCGACCAGCTGATCCCGCCCGCCGCGCCGCCCGCCGCCGCGCCGCCCGCCGCCGCGCCGCCCGCCGCCGCGCCGGCCGTCGCCGCGCCCGCCCCGACCACCACGCCCCCGGGCGCCCACACGATCGCGGACGACGTGGAGGCGATCGCCGTCGCGCGCCGCTTCGCGGCCGAGATCGCGCCCGGCGCCGCCGAGCGCGACCGCACGCGCGCGATCCCCCGCGACGAGCTGGCGGCACTCGGGCGCAGCGGCCTGCTCGGCATCACCGTCCCGCGCGAGCACGGCGGCGCCGACGTCTCGACCGAGACGCTCGTCGAAGTGCTGCGGATCCTCGCCGCCGCCGATCCGTCGATCGCTCAGGTGCCGCAGAACCACTTCGTCTTCGTGCAGGTGCTGCGCGCCGACGGCCGCACGTCGCAGAGAGCGTTCTTCTTCGAGCAGATCCTGCACGGAGCGCGGCTGGGAAATGCGCTCTCCGAGCGCGGAACCAGACACGTGATGGACCTCAGAACGCGCCTCACGCGCACGCCTGAAGACGACGGCTGGCGGCTGAACGGCCGCAAGTACTACTGCACCGGCGCACTGACGGCGCAGTGGATCCCAGTGATGACAGCCGACGAGCAGGACCGTCTGCGCGTCGCGTACGTGCCGCGCGACGCCGCCGGCGTGACGGTGTTGGAGGACTGGACCGCGATGGGTCAGCGCACGACCTGGAGCGGCACGACGATCCTCGACGACGTGGCCGTCGCCGACGAGCACGTCGTCGACCACTGGCCGGCGTACGAGCAGCCGCAGGTCGGCGGCGCGTTCGGCCAGATCCTCCACGTCGCGATCGACGCCGGCATCGGCGAGGCGGCGCTCCACGACGCCGCCGAGTACGTCCGCACCCGCACGCGGCCGTGGTTCGAGGCCGGCGTCGAGCGGGCGGCGGACGAGCCGCATCTGATCCTCCGCTTCGGCCAGCTCGCGACGCGCCTGCACGCGGCCGAGGAGCTGCTGCGCAAGGCCGCGCGCACGCTCGACGCCGCCTGGCGCGACGGCGTCACCGCGGAGTCGGCCGCGGCGGCGTCGCTGGCGGTTGCGGAGGCGAAGGCGTTCACCGGCGAGGTCGCCGTCGAGCTGTCGAGCGAGCTGTTCGAGCTGGCCGGGACGAGCGCGACCGACGAGCAGCACGGGCTCGACCGCCACTGGCGCAACGCCCGCACGCACACGCTCCACGACCCGGCGCGCTGGAAGTACCACCACGCCGGCAACTACGTGCTCAACGGCGTCCTGCCGCCGAACCACGGGCTGTTGTGA
- a CDS encoding cupin domain-containing protein — MSTTPRRVRAVLLLVAALVLSAAAGAYATTVLRAAADAPVVRTALAEARDPAGAPGRTLGLSRVTVDPGAQLALHRHPGVQIATIARGTLSYWVVRGSVTVRRGDPDAPGGARVVRTIGAGEKGKVRTGDWIVENPGTIHRAANEGRVEIEILISSLFKDGEPPAIPVRP, encoded by the coding sequence GTGTCCACGACCCCGCGCCGCGTGCGCGCTGTCCTGCTGCTCGTCGCCGCGCTCGTGCTGAGCGCCGCCGCCGGCGCCTACGCGACGACCGTCCTGCGTGCCGCCGCCGACGCGCCCGTCGTCCGCACCGCGCTCGCCGAGGCGCGCGACCCGGCCGGCGCGCCCGGCCGTACCCTCGGCCTCTCGCGCGTGACCGTCGACCCCGGCGCGCAGCTCGCGCTGCACCGCCACCCGGGCGTCCAGATCGCGACGATCGCGCGCGGCACGCTCTCCTACTGGGTCGTCAGAGGCAGCGTCACCGTCCGCCGCGGCGATCCCGACGCGCCCGGCGGCGCCCGCGTCGTGCGCACGATCGGAGCCGGCGAGAAGGGCAAGGTCCGCACCGGCGACTGGATCGTCGAGAACCCCGGCACGATCCACCGCGCCGCGAACGAGGGCAGAGTCGAGATCGAGATCCTGATCTCGTCGCTGTTCAAGGACGGCGAGCCGCCGGCGATACCCGTCAGACCGTAG
- a CDS encoding ABC transporter permease, translating to MSVTPGGASGAATEPGTAARARPAAGALAPLAGALALALAVGAILLALGGTDPVAGYDALLNGALGSRYDVGETVVRALPIAIVALGVAPALRAGVFTVGAEGQIALGALLAATVVLAIPDAPAPLLLLAGAGAGALAGAVWALLPALLRARWDVNEILSTLLLNYVAAALLAWSLRTWLKTSERVPSPRSDALPAGGMLPTWLDGTRLHWGALLVPAAAVALAWWLRTPRALANDVLETRPQLARRIGVSPARAIVTTMVVGGAAAGLAGWLKLAGIDGSLYASVAGGIGFTGVLVALLGGLRPVGIVVAAVFFGALGAGADGLQIDTGAPASLATVMQGVLLVAAALAFEARRRRVAARVA from the coding sequence ATGAGCGTGACGCCGGGCGGCGCGAGCGGCGCGGCGACGGAGCCGGGCACGGCCGCACGGGCGCGCCCCGCGGCGGGCGCGCTGGCCCCGCTCGCCGGGGCGCTGGCGCTGGCGCTCGCGGTCGGCGCGATCCTGCTCGCGCTCGGCGGGACGGACCCGGTCGCCGGTTACGACGCGCTGCTGAACGGCGCGCTCGGCAGCCGCTACGACGTCGGCGAGACGGTCGTGCGCGCGCTGCCGATCGCGATCGTCGCGCTCGGCGTCGCGCCGGCGCTGCGGGCCGGCGTCTTCACCGTCGGCGCGGAGGGTCAGATCGCGCTCGGCGCGCTGCTGGCCGCGACCGTCGTGCTGGCGATCCCGGACGCGCCGGCGCCGCTGCTGCTGCTCGCCGGCGCGGGCGCGGGGGCGCTCGCCGGCGCCGTCTGGGCGCTGCTGCCGGCGCTGTTGCGCGCGCGCTGGGACGTCAACGAGATCCTCTCGACGCTGCTGCTCAACTACGTCGCCGCCGCGCTGCTGGCGTGGTCGCTGCGGACCTGGCTGAAGACCAGCGAGCGCGTGCCGTCGCCGCGCAGCGACGCGTTGCCGGCCGGCGGCATGCTGCCGACCTGGCTCGACGGGACGCGGCTGCACTGGGGCGCGCTGTTGGTGCCGGCCGCGGCGGTCGCGCTCGCATGGTGGCTGCGGACGCCGCGCGCGCTCGCCAACGACGTGCTGGAGACGCGGCCGCAGCTGGCGCGGCGGATCGGCGTCTCGCCGGCGCGGGCGATCGTCACGACGATGGTCGTCGGCGGCGCCGCCGCGGGCCTCGCCGGCTGGCTGAAGCTGGCGGGAATCGACGGCTCGCTCTACGCCTCGGTCGCCGGCGGGATCGGCTTCACCGGCGTGCTCGTCGCGCTGCTCGGCGGTCTGCGCCCAGTCGGGATCGTCGTCGCGGCGGTCTTCTTCGGCGCGCTCGGCGCGGGCGCCGACGGCCTTCAGATCGACACCGGCGCGCCCGCCTCGCTCGCGACGGTGATGCAAGGCGTGCTGCTGGTCGCGGCGGCGCTCGCGTTCGAGGCACGACGGCGGCGCGTCGCCGCGCGGGTCGCCTGA